From the Caldisericota bacterium genome, one window contains:
- a CDS encoding prepilin peptidase, with amino-acid sequence MMLLRNGIFLSFFSFVLGLIIGSFINVLVYRVPKGESIVYPASHCPECKHPLKWYDLIPLLSYIMLYGKCRYCGRKIPVRYPVIELVTGLAFMGIALRYGWSFNLLKYVIFTGLLSTVSFIDIFDGVVPDIVVIPGAAIGLIFAIIQGKIMFLDSLCGLLVMGGFFVLIILVTRGRGMGQGDATLGAMIGAFLGLKFSIAALFISVIIGGIGGIIAILFMRKKRNDTMPFGPFLAIAAYIMLLYGVEILSYYLSFFNF; translated from the coding sequence ATGATGTTGCTGAGAAATGGAATTTTTTTGTCTTTTTTTAGTTTCGTGTTGGGGCTAATAATAGGAAGCTTTATTAATGTTTTGGTGTACCGTGTGCCAAAAGGTGAATCCATTGTTTATCCTGCTTCGCATTGTCCTGAATGCAAACACCCTTTAAAGTGGTATGATTTAATACCTTTATTGAGCTATATTATGCTTTACGGCAAATGCCGTTATTGTGGACGTAAAATTCCCGTAAGATATCCCGTTATAGAGCTGGTTACAGGACTTGCCTTTATGGGTATTGCTTTGAGATATGGATGGTCTTTTAATCTTTTAAAATATGTCATATTTACAGGCTTACTCAGTACCGTTAGCTTTATCGATATATTTGATGGGGTTGTTCCGGATATCGTTGTGATACCCGGTGCAGCTATAGGGTTGATTTTTGCCATTATTCAAGGCAAAATAATGTTTTTGGATTCATTGTGTGGATTGCTTGTTATGGGCGGATTTTTTGTCTTAATTATATTAGTCACGCGTGGAAGAGGAATGGGACAGGGTGATGCAACATTGGGGGCTATGATTGGTGCGTTTCTTGGATTGAAATTTTCTATTGCTGCATTGTTTATTTCGGTTATAATTGGAGGCATAGGAGGAATAATTGCAATCCTTTTTATGAGGAAAAAACGAAACGATACAATGCCATTTGGCCCATTTCTTGCAATTGCTGCGTATATTATGCTGTTGTATGGTGTTGAGATCCTATCTTATTATCTATCTTTTTTTAATTTTTAG
- a CDS encoding ATP-binding protein: protein MWISVASGKGGTGKTTVAVSLALSNKNTIYVDADVEEPNGFLFIKPVIKEEFSYTELIPLIHEDKCTFCGKCADACVYKAIAILKPVKKAIFFPELCHSCGLCSFVCPVENAIEEVPKEKGRIRKGEKNGQLFIEGILNVGEASGTPLIRGMKKYIPHDRDAIIDSSPGTSCPVVESVGDTDFVLLITEPTPFGLNDLKLAVEMVKEMKLPFGILVNKHEEGNSLIKDYAREEKITILGEIPFSREIAEAYSKGIPVVDVLPDGEKFFVNIMEKIRKGVNTSG, encoded by the coding sequence ATGTGGATATCTGTTGCAAGTGGAAAAGGTGGTACCGGCAAGACAACGGTTGCTGTAAGTCTTGCTTTATCTAATAAAAATACGATATATGTCGATGCAGATGTAGAAGAACCTAATGGTTTCTTGTTCATCAAACCTGTAATTAAAGAGGAATTTTCTTATACGGAACTTATTCCATTAATTCACGAAGATAAATGTACCTTTTGTGGGAAATGTGCTGATGCATGCGTTTATAAGGCAATTGCCATATTAAAACCCGTTAAAAAAGCAATATTTTTCCCTGAGCTTTGTCATAGCTGTGGTTTGTGTTCCTTTGTATGTCCTGTAGAAAATGCCATAGAGGAAGTTCCAAAAGAAAAAGGCAGGATAAGAAAGGGAGAAAAAAACGGGCAGTTATTTATTGAAGGGATTTTGAATGTTGGTGAAGCATCTGGCACGCCACTTATCAGGGGTATGAAAAAATATATACCCCATGATAGAGATGCAATTATTGATTCTTCGCCAGGTACAAGCTGTCCTGTAGTAGAATCTGTTGGAGATACGGATTTTGTGCTCCTTATAACAGAACCAACACCATTTGGATTAAACGATTTAAAGCTCGCCGTAGAGATGGTAAAGGAAATGAAACTTCCATTTGGTATACTGGTAAATAAACATGAAGAAGGAAACAGTTTAATAAAAGATTATGCAAGAGAAGAGAAAATCACTATCCTCGGGGAAATTCCATTTAGTAGAGAAATAGCAGAGGCTTATTCTAAAGGAATACCTGTTGTTGACGTTTTACCTGATGGGGAAAAATTCTTTGTTAACATTATGGAAAAGATCCGGAAAGGAGTTAATACAAGTGGATAG
- a CDS encoding ATP-binding protein — MDRAKEIVILSGKGGTGKTTLATSLSKLIPNKVIVDADVDASDLFILLKPDPLRQDEFKGGSIASIDTKKCIQCGECEKKCRFNAISRNKEGNFIVDSYKCEGCEFCTYVCPVNAIKMNPQIVGNWYVSETSFGTMVHARLIPGAENSGNLVALVKREAQLIAKKKGLRSIIVDGPPGIGCPVISSLSSAALALIVTEPTLSGIHDLDRILATCKQFNVNAKIIINKADINQSNTEKIQQFADKNGLEIMGKIPFDRCVVKNLSKNLTPIDSDNCGAVKKEIKKISNDVLRYLSE, encoded by the coding sequence GTGGATAGAGCAAAAGAAATAGTAATTTTAAGTGGAAAAGGAGGAACGGGTAAAACAACCTTAGCTACAAGCCTCTCAAAACTTATTCCTAATAAGGTAATTGTTGATGCAGATGTAGATGCTTCAGACCTTTTTATTCTCCTTAAACCTGATCCTTTAAGGCAAGATGAATTTAAAGGTGGGTCTATTGCAAGTATCGATACAAAAAAGTGTATTCAGTGTGGCGAATGTGAAAAGAAGTGTCGTTTTAACGCAATTAGTAGAAACAAAGAAGGAAACTTTATAGTTGATTCTTATAAGTGCGAAGGCTGTGAATTTTGTACATACGTATGTCCTGTTAATGCAATTAAGATGAATCCACAAATCGTAGGTAATTGGTATGTATCGGAAACGTCTTTCGGTACGATGGTACATGCACGGCTTATACCAGGTGCAGAGAACTCAGGGAATCTTGTAGCATTAGTAAAACGTGAAGCTCAACTTATTGCAAAGAAAAAAGGATTGAGGAGTATTATTGTTGATGGTCCCCCGGGCATTGGTTGCCCTGTTATTTCTTCGTTATCCAGTGCAGCGCTCGCATTAATCGTCACAGAGCCTACTTTATCAGGGATCCATGACCTCGACAGAATTTTGGCTACGTGTAAACAATTTAATGTGAACGCAAAAATTATAATTAATAAGGCAGATATAAATCAAAGTAACACAGAAAAGATCCAACAATTTGCTGATAAAAATGGGTTAGAAATAATGGGTAAGATTCCTTTTGATCGTTGTGTTGTAAAAAATCTTTCTAAGAACCTTACACCTATCGATTCTGATAATTGTGGCGCTGTTAAAAAGGAGATAAAAAAAATATCCAATGATGTTTTGAGGTATTTATCTGAATAA